The DNA sequence GTGAAGGCGCTCGCCGCGTGGATGACCTGGAAGTGCGCGGTGGTGAACATCCCGTTCGGCGGCGCGAAGGGCGGCGTGATCTGCGATCCGCTCAAGATGTCGGTCGGTGAGCTCGAGCGCGTGACGCGCCGCTACACCTCGGGCATCATCTCGACGCTGGGGCCGGATTCCGACGTGCCGGCACCGGACGTGAACACGAATGAGCGCGTGATGGCGTGGCTCATGGACACCTACTCGATGCACGTGGGCCACACGGTGAACGCCGTCACCACCGGCAAGCCGGTGGAGATGGGCGGCTCGCTGGGTCGTCGCGAGGCGACGGGGCGCGGCGTGATGTTCACCGCGACGCAGGCGCTCGAGCACCTCAAGATGGATGTGAAGGGCGCCACGGTGGCCGTGCAGGGCTTCGGCAACGTGGGCTCGATCGGCGCCCAGCTGCTCGCCGAGCAGGGCTGCAAGGTGGTCGCGATCAGCGACCGCACCGGCGGCTGGCACAACCCGAAGGGCATCGACGTCGCCGACGCCATCGCCTACGTCCGCAAGAACAAGACGCTCGACGGCTACGGCAAGGGCGACGTGATCACGAACGAGCAGCTGCTTGAGCTGCCGGTGGACGTGCTCGTGCCCGCGGCGCTGGAGAACGTCATCACGACGAAGAACGCGAAGAACATCAAGGCGAAGATCATCTGCGAGGGCGCGAACGGCCCGACGACCGCGGCCGCCGACACGATCCTCGACGAGAAGGGCATCTTCGTGGTGCCGGACATCCTCGCGAACGCCGGCGGCGTGACGGTCAGCTACTTCGAGTGGGTGCAGAACCGCGGCGGCTACTACTGGGACGAAGAGACCGTGAACGACCGCCTGCGCAAGATCATGGTGGAGAGCTTCGCCTCGGTGCTGAAGATCTCGCAGCAGCACAAGGTGAACATGCGCACCGCGGCGTACATGGTGGCGATCAGCCGCGTGGCGACGGTGCACCGGCTGCGCGGCATCTATGCGTAGGGCGCGCGCCTCGGCGTTGCCGGGGCGGCGATGAAGCTCGTGGTGGCCGCCGTCGGCAAGCCGCGTGATGCGGCGCTGGCGGCGGCCATTCGCCAGTATGAGGAGCGGGCGGCGCATTACTGGCCGCTCGAGTGCGTGGACGTGAAGGAAGAACCGGCGCGCAGCCTGGCGCCGGCGCAGGTGATGCAGCGGGAGGCGGCGCGATTGGCCGAGCGCCTGCCGGCGTCGGGAACGCTGATGCTGTGTGCGCCGAGCGGGGGGCGCACGTATACGTCCGAGGCCTTCGCCGGCTTGCTGCAGGAGCATCGGGAGCGGGCGCAGGACCTCGCGTTTGTGATCGGCGGTGCGTACGGGCTCGGGCCGTCGCTCGCGGAACGACCGCATCGCGTCCTGAGTTTGGCCCCATGGACTTTGCCGCACGAACTGGCGCGGTTGGTGTTGATGGAACAGATCTATCGCGCGGGCACCATCGTGCGCGGCGAACCCTACCACAAGTAGCGACGCATGCAGGCAGCACACACGCAGGCAGCACACGCAGCGCGATGTCCGGCTCGGCCGGTCTGTAGGGCGGCATGAGCGCACCACGCCTCGTCACGGAGACCCTCGGCGGCTCGCCGCTCTCGCGGGCCGCGCAGGACGGGCAGGTGCCGGCGGACTGGTTCCCGGCACGCCCCTCCGGCGCCGCCGCGTGGCGCGCCCGGGCGGAGTCCGTGCGCCAGGAGTTCGCGGGCTCCCGTTGGCTGGCCGGCCTGCGTCCGGCGCTGGATCCGTCGGGTCCGGCAGCCGAGCGCCTGGAGCGCGTGGCTGAGGCGAACGGCATCATCGTCACGACGGGCCAGCAGCCGGGCTTGTTTGGCGGGCCGCTCTACACCTTGCTCAAGGCGCTGTCCGCGCTGGCGCTGGCGGATCGCATCGAGCGTGAGACGGGGATCCCCTGCGCGCCGGTGTTCTGGGCGGCGACCGACGACGGCGACTTCGCCGAGGCCGCGTGGACGGCCGTCGCGGGCGAAGGGCAGG is a window from the Pseudogemmatithrix spongiicola genome containing:
- a CDS encoding Glu/Leu/Phe/Val family dehydrogenase, with amino-acid sequence MADLRLPTNPIVRPDKDRFLNEENPFEAMMSRFDRAAELLDLEPGIYKVLRSPEKEITVSIPVLMDNGEVEVFTGIRVLHNTSRGPAKGGIRFDMNVSLDEVKALAAWMTWKCAVVNIPFGGAKGGVICDPLKMSVGELERVTRRYTSGIISTLGPDSDVPAPDVNTNERVMAWLMDTYSMHVGHTVNAVTTGKPVEMGGSLGRREATGRGVMFTATQALEHLKMDVKGATVAVQGFGNVGSIGAQLLAEQGCKVVAISDRTGGWHNPKGIDVADAIAYVRKNKTLDGYGKGDVITNEQLLELPVDVLVPAALENVITTKNAKNIKAKIICEGANGPTTAAADTILDEKGIFVVPDILANAGGVTVSYFEWVQNRGGYYWDEETVNDRLRKIMVESFASVLKISQQHKVNMRTAAYMVAISRVATVHRLRGIYA
- a CDS encoding 23S rRNA (pseudouridine(1915)-N(3))-methyltransferase RlmH → MKLVVAAVGKPRDAALAAAIRQYEERAAHYWPLECVDVKEEPARSLAPAQVMQREAARLAERLPASGTLMLCAPSGGRTYTSEAFAGLLQEHRERAQDLAFVIGGAYGLGPSLAERPHRVLSLAPWTLPHELARLVLMEQIYRAGTIVRGEPYHK